The genomic stretch GAGCGCTCCTTCGTGGGCACGGCGGCCAGCAGGCGGGGAATCAGGTCCGACCACGCCAGGGTGAAGAAGTTCTGCCGGCCCGCGCTCGCGGGATACAGGTAGCCCAGGCCAATGGCCTCCGCGCCCAACTGGAGGTAGGCGCGCAGCAGCTCCTCGCCCTCCGCGGCCGGTGTCCCCGCATCGAGCAGGGACTGCCCCAGCCGCTGCGCGGCGCCGCCGGTGAGCTCGTGCCACAGGGCGGAGTCCCAGCGCACGAACCGGGCGCGGGCATTGGCTTCCAGCTCGTCGGTGAAGGTGCTCATGGGCGACCGCCCGGGTTCTCCTTCAGCCACGTCGCGTAGTTCCGGTAGCGGCTGTACAGGGACTTGAGGTGGATGACGTCCTCGTAGACGGGGCCGGACAGCTCGCGCTGCGCGAGCAGCACCTTCATCAGCACCGTCACCTGGTTCATGCGCTTCTCGGTGGTGGGCAGGTCCACGCCGGACAGGCCCTTGTCCAGCTCCTGGCGCAGCGCCGTCACCTTGCGCCGGATGGGCTCGTGCGTGTCGTAGTGGCTCATGGCCATGTCGAACATGTTCCGCAGCCAGGCCACGCGGTCCTGGAGGAGCATGCGGTGGCCCTTCACCTCGAAGAAGGCGCTGCGCGGGTTGGGCACCAGCTTCTCGTGCAGCACCCAGGGGGCAATCTGCCGGAAGTCCTCCAGCTCCACGGCGGCGTGGCCGCGGAAGAAGGCCATGGCCTTCGCGAAGTGGAGGATGGTCTGGTACGCGCGCACGCTGACGCCGTTCTCCGTCTGCGAGCAGAGGTGGACCTTCTTGTCCAGCGGGCACTGCTCGTTGCACACCGCGGCCACCGTCTGCCCGGCCAGCTTGAGCGTGTCCTTGTGCTTGAACTCGAAGCGCGGCGAGGCCATGCGGCAGAAGTCGAGCTGCCCCAGGAAGAAGGCGATGCGCTCCAGCACGTCCTTGGGCACCTCCACTTCCAGGATGGAGGCGTAGGCACGCTCCAGCTCGCCCTGCGTGAAGACGACTTCCTTGGGCAGCAGCTCCTCTGGGGACTTGTCCGCCTCCAGGCGCTGGAGGAGCTGGTCCATGAACCCCGAGTTGAACGGCACCGCGCGCACCACCACGTCGATGCGGTCCTTCAGCGCCTCGATGACCTGGAAGGTGCCGCCGCCCTGGTCGTCGTTGGCGGTGAGGAACCAGGACGAGCGGCCCGCGTAGACGTACTGGTCCATCATCTCCGCGTAGCCCTCCGCCATGAGGGACAGGAGCGCGGACTGCGTCTTGGTGGGGATGCGGTTGTACTCGTCGATGATTTTGACGCGCTGGCCAATCCACTTGCGCCAGCTCACCTTCACCGCGGACAGGTCCTCCGCCTTGAGCATGTCGGAGGGCAGCGGCGCGCCCAGCAGGTCCGCGATGGAGAGCTGCGGATGGCCGCGCTGGATGCCGCGGTGGACCTCGTCGCGGCCCATACCGGACAGCAGGGCCATGAGGATGGCGGACGTCGTCTTCCCGCGTCCCGGTCCGCCCACCAGCAGCGCGCGCCGGCAGGTGAAGAGGGTGAGCAGGGGGATGAGGACGAACGAGCTGTAGCTGGTGTCCTCGGGGAGATGGAGCTCGTCACCCGCGGGCGTCTTGAGGGACGCGGACGAGCCGAACTCCAAGTCGTAGTAGGGACAGATGACGGCGTTGTTGGTGATCCACCAATACGCCTGCCGCATCTTGTCGTGGAGGCTGCCGCCGTCGCGCTCGGAGAGGTGGACGTTGAGCTGCTTGTCCGCCGTCGCGCGCCCGGTGAGCAGGCGCGTCACCCAGTCCTGGTTGGCCATGCGCGCCGGAGCCTATCACCCGGGGTGGATGGGACGTAGCGCCGCCGCGTGGCGGCCCGATGCCTACAGGGTGACCAGGCCCAGCTTCGCCGCGCGGACCACGGCCTCCGTGCGCCGCTGGACGCCCAGCTTGGCGAGCACGGCATTCACATGGAACTTGGCGGTGTGCTCGCTGATGTCCAGCCGGTCCGCGATGGCCTTGTTGGACAGCCCCTCCGCGAGCAGCCCGAGCACCTCGCGCTCCCGCGGCGTGAGCGCGTCCGGCGCGGTGGCCTGGGCCGGTAGCGAGGCACGCGGCGTGGCGCGCAGCTCCGCGAGCGCGGGGTCGAACACGGCCAGCCCCCGTGCCACGGAGAGCAGCGCGGCGACCAGGGCGGAGGGCTCCGCGTCCCGGAACAGCAGGCCCCGCGCGCCCGCGCCCAGCGCCGCCTCGCCCGCGGCTTCATCCACCACCAGCGCGAGCACCGGTGCGCCCAGGTCGGGACCCTCCACGTTGGACGGGCGCAGGCCGGTGTCCCACAGCACCACGTCGGGTGGCTCGCCGGGTTGGGATTCCAGGTCCACCTGCGTCCCGGCCGCCACCTCGAAGTGCACGCCTGTCTGGTCGCTCAGCGCCCGGGAGAGCGCCCCCCGGGCGAGCGGGTCCTCTGAGACGAGGGACAACCGGAGCGGTGAGGTGGATGCGGCCAGCACGGGACTGCTTCACTAACCGGCCCCTGCGGCCGACGCTGTCCCAGTGCGCTCAGGGCCCTCGCAGCCGCGACATGAGCAGGAAGCCCACGGCGAGTGCGAGGAGCACGCCCACCACGGCCCACAAGGCGACGGAGCACCCAGGGGATGGCTTCGAGACGATGGGCAGCTTCTGTGTCCGGAGGTCCTCGGTAATCTGCGCGAGCAGCCCTGCGTCGTAGGACACGGGCTCGCCCTTGCGAATCTTCCGGCCCATCGCCTCCAGCTCACCCCCAGGCAGGTAGCGCTCCGTGAGCAGCAGGCTGCGCGCCTGGAGCTCGCGTTCGGTGCCGTGGGCGGCGGGGTCCAGTCCGCAACCCGTGCAGGGGGTGAACGCGCCCACCTTCGAGTTGCCACACCGCACGCAGACAGCCAGGGTCATGCGCCTACCCTAGCGCGAATGCCCCACGAGGCGCGGCCCGCCATCCCTCACGGGCCGCTCGCGGGCGTCACGTCAGGGGGCCAGGTTGCTCATGTGCTGGCGGATGCGCACTACGGACGTGGTCATCGCGGCCCGGCTCAGGCCAGCGTGACGCCGTGCCCGGGCGCATCCGTTGGCAACTCCAGCCGTGCGCCCGCGTACCGGGCTCCGCCCTGGAAGGGGTGGCTCGCGATGAACAGCGGCGTATCCAGGTCGGCGTAGGTGAATCCCCCCAATCCGGCGGCCAGGTGCGCCGAGGCGGACATGGCCAGCACGCTCTCCACCATGCCGCCCACCATGAGCTCCAGGCCCGCCGCGCGAGCGAGGCTCCACATCGTCAGTGCCTCGACGACGCCGCACTTCATCGTCTTGATGTTGATGGCATGCGCGGCGCCTTCCCGGATGAGTCGCAGCACGTCCTTCGCCGAGCGCGCCGACTCATCCGCGCACACCGGCACGAGCGAGCGGCGCGTGAGCTCCGCCATGCCGGCCACATCATGCGCGGGCACGGGTTGTTCGAAGAGGGCCAGGGGGACGTCCGCGCGTGCCAGTTCCTTCAGGAAGGCGAGCGCCTCGGCCACGTCATAGCCGCCGTTGGCATCCGCGAAGAGCCGGGCCTGGGGCGCCACTTCATGGATGGCCATCAATCGTGCCGCGTCCTCAACGGGCGGTAGCGCCCCGACCTTCACCTTCAGCGTGGTGATGCCCCGCGCCAGGATGGCCTGCGCGGACTTTCGCGCATGGGCCACGTCTCCCGCGGTGACCGTCATGTCGATGTCCAGCGCGGCCTGCGCGCCGCCCAGCATCACGTACAGCGGAACGCGGTAGTGCCGAGCCAGCGCATCGAGCAGCGCCGTCTCCACGGCGCACCGGGCGGAGGGCGCCAGCGCGAGTGAATCCCCCAGCGCCTCGGACGCGGGCCGCCACGCGCGAGCGTCTCGTCCCACCAGCCCCGCGCGCACCTGTTCCAGGGCGGCCAGCGTACTGGCCTGTGTCTCTCCACTGACGGCGGGGAAGGGGGCGGCCTCGCCCAGGCCCTCGGTGCCGTCCGCCAGGGTGAGCCGCACCAGGACGTTCTCCGCGGCGTACTGCGCGCCGGTGGCGATGGCGAAGGGCTCGGTGAGCGGGAGGTGTAGTGGCTCGAAGTGGACGGCGGTGATGAGGGTGGGCGTCATGGGCGGCCGAGGAGCCTAGCCGCCCGGGCCTCTCGTGCGCGCGCGCCACGCCAAGCGGCGGTTGGCCGACAGACACATGGGAACTGATACTGATACATGTCTGCCCCGTGTACTTGTGACGGCCACGCATTCGTGTCGACATGGAGCCATTCTGAACGACCGATTCCAGGCGGCTCCGGCGCCCGACATGGATGTGCTGCTCGTGGCGCTCGAGGAAGCGGAGCGGCACCAGTCCGAGGGCTGCATGGTGTTGCACGCCGTGCGGGACGCGGCCGGAGCGCTCGTCGACTTCCAGTGGGCCTGGGCGAATCCCGCGGGTGCGCGCGTCCTGGGGCACGCCGCCCCGGAGTCGCTGCGAGGCCGGCGGCTGTGTGAGCTGATGCCGGGCTCGGGATTGGCCGCCCGGGTGGACCTGCTTCGGGACGTGGTGGAAGCGGGGCGGCCGGCCGCTGACAGCTTCCAGGAAGGGGATGCGTGGCTTCAGGGAACGGCGGTGCCGCTCCGGGACGGTGTATTGCTGCGCCTGCGTGACATCACCAGCGCCCTGCGGTTGGAGGAGGGCGTCCGCGAAACCCTGGACTGGGTGCGGAGCATGCTGGAGGCCACGCCCGACGCGTTCTTCACGGTGGATGCGGACTGGCGGGTCACCTATGTGAACCACGAGGCCGCGGCCCTCAGCGGGCGTTCGCAGGAGCAGCTCTTCCGGCAGATTCTGTGGCAGGCGTGCCCGGAGTTGCTGGGCACGCGGATGGAGCGGGAGCTGCGCCGAGTCGCGAGCGGCGCGGGCCACACCATCTTCGAATGGCGCGCCACGCCTGGCCGCTGGCATGAGGTGCACGCCTGGGGCGCCAACGGCAACGTGTCCATCTTCGGGCGGGACGTCACCGCCAGGAAGCAGGCGGAGGCGGAGCGGGATGTGCTCCTGTCGCGCGAGCACTCGGGCCGCCTGGAAGCCGAGGCCCTGGTCCACGAGCGCACCCGCGAACTCATGGCCGCGCGCGAGCGACTGGTGCAGTCGGAGAAGCTGGCCATGGCGGGACAGCTGGCGGCGGGCGTGGGGCACGAAATCAACAACCCGCTCTCCTATGTCGTGGGCAACCTGCAGTTCGCGCTGGATCAACTCGAGCCCCTCGCGGCGCGGGGCGAAGTGCGTGAAGCCCTGGCCCGCGCGCTGGGCGAGGCGATGGAGGCCCTGCGCGAGGCGAAGGAAGGCGCCGAGCGCATCCGCACCACCGTCCGTGACTTGCAGACCTTCGCCCGCGCGGAGGAGCCGCAACTGTCACCCGTGGACGTGCACGCGGCGCTGGAGTTCGGCCTCTCCATGGCGATGCCGCACCTTCGCCACCGGGCCCGCGTCGAGAAGCGCCTGGGCCCGGTGCCCACGGTGATGGCGCACGAGACGCGGCTGGGGCAGGTGTTCCTCCAACTGCTCGTCAACGCCGCGCAGGCCATTCCGGAAGGGGACGTGGCGCGCTACCAGGTGACGCTCTCCACCTGGAGGGACGGCGCGACGGTGGTGGTGGAGGTGGCGGACAACGGCCACGGCATGGCGCCCGAGGTCCTGGAGCGCGCCTTTGAGCCCTTCTTCACCACCCGTCCCCTGGGGGAGGGCGCTGGACTCGGCCTGTCCACCAGCCTGGGCCTGGTGCGAGGCATGGGCGGCGAGCTGTCGGCGTCGAGCGCGCCGGGGCTGGGCAGTGTCTTCCAGGTGCGGCTGCCCACCACCGACGCGGACGCGCCCTCCGTGCGGGTGGCGGAGGACAAGGACCTTCCCGGGCGGAAGCGGGTGCTGGTGGTGGATGACGAGCCGCTGCTCGCCTCGGTATTGGGCCGCATCCTCGGCGCGCGTCACGAGGTGGTGGTGGTCCACAGCGGGCGCGAGGCGTTGGACACACTGGCGCGCGACGCGGACTTCGACCGCATCTTCTGTGACTTGATGATGGGGGACCTGACGGGGATGGACGTGTACGACACGCTGTCCTCGCGTCAGCCGGAGCTGCTCGCGCGCTTTGTCTTCATGACGGGCGGAGGCTTCTCCGAGCGGGCACGGACCTTCCTTCAGTCGGTTCCGGTGCCGCGCATCGAAAAGCCGTTCGAGCTGGGCGTCCTGCACGCGCTGGTGGAGGACGCCCCGCCGCGCGCCGGTACTTGAGAAGGGCGGCCGGCGCGCGCATCGGAAGCGGTGTGACTACAGCTTCACTTCTTCCCGATCGGGCTGGGTGATGTAGCCGGAGCCCGCAGCCACCAGCTTGGCCATCAGCTTGTCCATGCCGTTGGAGCGGGCGAAGGCCATCTCGTTGCGGGTGGCGCCCACCAAGGTGAGCAACTGCACCTTGCCGCTGGGGAGCACGAAGTGGTCGGGCCGGGACGGGTCCCGGACGAACACGAAGCCGCTCAGCTTGGACTCGCCACCGTCCAGGGAGCCTTCCACCGGGTAGCGGTGGCCCATGGCGAAGGCGCGCAGGGACACGAGGTTGTAGGCCATCATGTCCAGCAGCCGGAACACCGGCCACTTCGCCTCTTCGGGCGTGTGGATGACCATCTCGTAGCCCAGCCCGCTGGGCGCGTCGTCGGGGATGTCCTCGCCGGGTGCCGCGGTGAAGGGGTTGGACAGTCCACTGGTGACATAGGTCCAGTAGGGGTAGCTCTCGCTGGGCGGTGAGACGCGCACGCCCATGGGACCCCAGTTGGGGTCCGCTTCCTGGACCTGGGCGAGCTCACTCTCCATCCACGCTTGGATGGCATCCGTCTGGTCGAGCGTGAAGACGCCTTCGTCAATGGCGCCGAACATCTTCGGATACTCGACTTCATCGCGGTCCGCCCAGCAGTCCTCGTACCACTGGATGAAGTCTTCGTCCGTCTCCGGGGCTTTCATGGCGATGACACTCTAGAGGCTCACCCCGGTTTCACAACTTCAAGTCGCGGAGAGGCCTCTTCAGGCTGACAGTCCGGGGGGCGTTCAGGTGCCGGTGGCCCCTTGGGTGCCCGGGGAGGCGGCCAGGGGCCAGGGTTTCAGCCCGCAGATTCGCTCGGCCTCCTCCACGGCGGGCGCCAGCCGCGCGTGCTCCCGGCGAAGGAAGCCCCGCACCGCCCCGTCCAGCGTTCTGTCGAAAATGAGGTGGGCGCTGTGCACGGCGGTGGGCTCGAAGCCTCGAGACACCTTGTGCTCACCCCCGGCGCCCGGCTCGAACACCTTGCGGCCGGTCCGGATGCAGTCCTCCACGGAGTGGTACAGGCAGACGTGGAAGTGGAGGAAGGGGTGCTCCTCGAAGGCGCCCCAGTAGCGGCCATAGAGGCGCTCCGGGGTGGCCAGGTTGAAGGCGCCGGCGATGACCTGCTGGCCGCGCACCGCCTCCACCAGCTCCACCGAACCGGGCATCGTGCGGAAGACCCGCGCGAAGAAGTCGGGGGTGAGCTGAATCTGCCCCCAGGCGTGGCGCTCGCAGGTGGAGGTGTAGAATCCGTAGGCGCGCTGGGCGTGCACCTGGGAGAGCTCGTCGCCGCGCACCGTGCGCAGGGTGATGCCCTGGGTGGCCGCGGCGCCGCGCTCGCGCTTGAGCTGGTTGCGGCGCTTGGAGTCGAAGCGCGCCAGGTAATCGTCGTAGCTGCCGTAGCCCGGGTTCTTCCAATGGAACTGGAGGGTGATGCGCCGGGCGAGCCCCTCGGCCTCCAGGAAGTCCGCCTCGTCCCCCGTCGGATACAGGACGTGGACGGAGGAGCAGCCCGCCTCCTGGGCGCTCCCGGCGGCGGCGGCAAGCAGGGCCCGGCGCAGGGCGGGGACGTCCTCGCCCGGGGCGATGAGGAAGCGGGGCACGGTGGCGGGGGACAGCGGCCCGCCCACGACGAGCTTCGGGTAGTACTCGACGCCGAGGCGGGCGGCGGCATCCGCCCAGCCGAAGTCGTAGATGTACTCGCCCATGCTGTGGAACTTGAGGTACGCGGGCGCGGCAGCCACGAGCTTGGGGCCGCGCCACAGCGTGAGGTGATGCGGCGCCCAGCCTGTCTCCTCGGTGGCGCTCCCGCTCTCCTCCATGGCCGCCAGCCAGGCGTGCCGGACGAAGGGTGGGGCGTCGGGGCCGACGAGCGCGTCCCAGCCTGCGGCCGGGGCATCAGTCACTGCTTCGAGGATGCGGAGACGGAGCGGGGTATCGGCGGGCACGGGGGCACTCTTAACGCGCCCCGCACGTGCCCGCCGTGTGTTGCTGGCCTGTCCGTCAGGCGGCCCGAGCGGCGCCCCCGGCCCGTGTGGCCTCGCGGGCCTCCGGCCAGACGGCTCGCTGCGGGGTGGCGATGCGGATGATGCGCAGCAGGGCCAGCACGCGCATCACCTGCCACGTGGGGTCCAGCTCGAACTTCCTCGCCGCGAAGTTGGGGCTGCTGCCGTACTTGTGGTGGTTGTTCTGGAAGAGCTCCCCCATGCAGAGGAAGTCCATGGGCAGGGAGTTGCGCGACTTGTCGGTGCTGTCGAAATTCCGGTAGCCGTACTTGTGGCCGCACCAGTTGACGATGGCGCCGTGCACCGGGCCCATGAGGAAGTGCAGGGGCAGCAGCAGGAACTGCCAGGGCGAGGTGGCGAACATCACGTAGAAGGTGGAGTAGAAGGCCACCCAGCCCAGGGTGGCGAACCATGAGGTGCGCAGCGTGGTGTCCACGAGCGGCCACTCCGGGTAGCCACCCAGGAAGCGGGCCTCGGGTTGACCGCGGCCGGCCGCGTAGTCGTCGTAGCGCGCCTTGGTGTGCCACATCATCCGCGCCACATCCTTGAAGAAGTGGGGCGAGTGCGGGTCCTTCTCGGTGTCGGAGAAGGCATGGTGCTCACGGTGGAGGATGGCGTACGCCTTGGGCGACAGGTAGGACGAGCCCTGCACCAGGTAGGTGAGCAGGTGCATCACCCGCTCCGTCTTCGGCCCCATGGTGTACATGCGGTGGGCCGCGTACCGGTGCTGGAAGAAGCTCTGGAAGAACACGCAGAGCAGCCAGTGCGAGACGAAGAAGATGAGGACGGCCATTCGAGTTCCCTGGTCAGTGACTGAACCGGGGTAACACCGGGCATGTCATGGCAGCGTCACGCGGGATGGAAGAGCGGCGGCCCTGCCCCGCGGGGCGACAGGCCCGCTCGCTTCGCTTCAGGAGTCCATCAGTAGAACGCGCCGTGGCATGACATGACGCGCGGCGGCGCGGCCCGCTCTTCCGGTACGGAAGGGGGGCACGGAGCTCCAGGAGAGGAGTACACGCGTGAAGCGGGCGGACATCGTCGGATTGGACAAGGCGCACGTCTGGCATCCCTACACGGCGATGGAGGCCTACATCGCGGAGACGGATCCACTGGTGGTGGTGCGCTCGGAAGGGGCGTACCTCCATGACGCGGACGGCACGCGCTACTTGGACGCCAACGGTTCCTGGTGGGTGTCCACGCTGGGCCACCGTCACCCGCGCCTGATGCGCGCGCTCGCCGAGCAGGCCGCCGCGCTCCCACACGTCTCCCTGGCGGGCATCACCCACGAGCCAGCAGCGCTGCTAGCGTCGGAGCTGGCGGCCATCGCCCCCGGTTCGGACCGCCCGGACCTTCCCGCGTCCGAGCGCCTGTCCCGCGTCTTCTATTCGGACAACGGCAGCACGGCGGTGGAGGTGGCCATCAAGATGGCGGCCCAGTACTGGGCGCAGAATGGGCAGCCGCGCCGCACCCGCTTCATCACCCTGTCGGGGGCGTTCCACGGCGAGACGATGGGCGCCACCAGCGTGGGAGGCGTTCCCCTGTTCCGGGAGGTCTTCGGCCCCCTGCTCTTTGACGTGGTGCACGTCCCCTCTCCGGCGGAGGAGGGGGGCTGGGCACGCGCCTTCGCGCAGGTCCAGTCCACCTTGCGCGCTCACCCCGAGGAGATTGCAGGCGTCATCCTGGAGCCGGTGCTGCAGGGCGCGGCGGGCATGGTGATGTACTCGCCAGACTTCGTCCGGGCGGTGCGCGAGGCCACGCGCGAGGTGGACACCTTCCTCATCGCGGATGAAGTCTTCACGGGGCTGGGGCGCACGGGCGCACGTTTCGCGGTGGACCTGGCGGGCGTGGTGCCGGACATGCTGTGTCTGGCGAAGGCCCTCTCGGGGGGAATCCTGCCTTTCGGAGCGACGCTGGCCTCGGAGCGCGTCTTCTCCGGTTTCCTAGGGGCGTCGAACCGGGCGCTGTATTACGGGCATTCGTACTGCGGCAACCCGTTGGGCGCCGCCATCGCCCGGGAAGTCCTGGCTGTCTACCGGGACGAGGACGTGATGGGGCAGGTGGCGCGAAAGGCCCCCCGCGTGAAGGCCGCCTTCGAGCGGATGGCCGACACGATTCCGGGCTTGGTGCGCCCCCGCGCCGTGGGAATGGTGGGAGCGGTGGACCTGGGTGGGGGTGGCTACCTCGCCCGAGGAGGGTGGCGAGTGTACGAGGCCGCGCGTCGCCGAGGGCTCTACCTGCGGCCCATGGGGGATACCGTGTACGTCGCGCCCGCGCTGACTATCTCTGACGAGGCGCTTGAGGAGCTGCTGTCCGGAGTGGAGGCATCCCTCCAGGAAGTGGCCGACGGTTGAGCCTGGTGGATCCGCTGCCCATGAATGTGTGGGAGCGAACGGAAGGGTGGTTGACAGGTCTCGCGTCGCGGGGATAGAAGCCGCGCCCCGCCCGACGCAGATCCGAGCGGGGAGCTGACAGCAGAATAAAAGGGTCGATGAGGATTGTTGACCTTGGACGCGGCGGTGGTAGAAGCCGCTCCCCTCCGGACGGGTGGTTGATCCAAGCGCCTCAATGGAGCAGCAGCAGGAAATAGAGGGCTCGACTTAGAAAGTTGATCCCAGGGGCGGTGGTGGTAGAAGCCCTGAATCTCACGAAGAAGCCCGCGCACTGGCGCGGATCCGCTTTGAGTGGGTCGGTAAGAAAATACGGAATACGGCAGTCAACGCAGCGAGTTGACAGGAGACGCGGTGGTGGTAGAAGCCGCGCCCCGACGCAGAAGCCCGGAAGGAAAGGGCGGACGAGTCGAGGGAGTCAACGAAGCAGCGGTTGACAGGGAGGGCGGCGAAGCGGTAGAAGCCGCGCCCCTCTGGAGGAAACAGCGGAAGCCACTGGGCGGCGCTGAAGACTCCGGAAGCCAGCAGGACGGCGAAAACAGCAGCTTGACAGAAGACGCCGAACTGAAATAGAAGCTGACGCCCCGCCGGTCGAAAAAAGACGGCGAGGCAGCAACGAAGAAGACAGTAGCAAGAAGTCGCCGGCAGTACAAGCGACTCGCTCTTTGAAAACCAAATAGCAAGCCCAAGAAGAAGCTAGATTGCGGAAACCGCAGTCAATTTCTTAAGACGGTGCCAGCCAGGTCGCGCTGCGAAGCGCAGCCGGCAGCACTGTAACGAATCAGCGAGTTTCAGGTTCCTTAGCCGGGCCTGGGACTGACGCCGGTTCAAATCTTCAAAAATTCAATTGGAGAGTTTGATCCTGGCTCAGAACGAACGCTGGCGGCGTGCCTAACACATGCAAGTCGAGCGCGAATAGGGGCAACCCTTAGTAGAGCGGCGCACGGGTGCGTAACACGTGGATAATCTGCCTGAGTGCTCGGGATAACCAGTCGAAAGATTGGCTAATACCGGATAAGCCCACGGTTTCTTCGGAGACTGAGGGAAAAGGTGGCCTCTGTATACAAGCTATCACATTCAGATGAGTCCGCGGCCCATCAGCTAGTTGGCGGGGTAATGGCCCACCAAGGCAACGACGGGTAGCTGGTCTGAGAGGACGATCAGCCACACTGGAACTGAGACACGGTCCAGACTCCTACGGGAGGCAGCAGTGGGGAATTTTGCGCAATGGGCGAAAGCCTGACGCAGCAACGCCGCGTGTGTGATGAAGGTCTTTGGATTGTAAAGCACTTTCGACCGGGAAGAAAACCCGTTGGCTAACATCCAACGGCTTGACGGTACCGGGAGAAGAAGCACCGGCTAACTCTGTGCCAGCAGCCGCGGTAATACAGAGGGTGCAAGCGTTGTTCG from Myxococcus xanthus encodes the following:
- a CDS encoding ATP-binding protein produces the protein MGTDTDTCLPRVLVTATHSCRHGAILNDRFQAAPAPDMDVLLVALEEAERHQSEGCMVLHAVRDAAGALVDFQWAWANPAGARVLGHAAPESLRGRRLCELMPGSGLAARVDLLRDVVEAGRPAADSFQEGDAWLQGTAVPLRDGVLLRLRDITSALRLEEGVRETLDWVRSMLEATPDAFFTVDADWRVTYVNHEAAALSGRSQEQLFRQILWQACPELLGTRMERELRRVASGAGHTIFEWRATPGRWHEVHAWGANGNVSIFGRDVTARKQAEAERDVLLSREHSGRLEAEALVHERTRELMAARERLVQSEKLAMAGQLAAGVGHEINNPLSYVVGNLQFALDQLEPLAARGEVREALARALGEAMEALREAKEGAERIRTTVRDLQTFARAEEPQLSPVDVHAALEFGLSMAMPHLRHRARVEKRLGPVPTVMAHETRLGQVFLQLLVNAAQAIPEGDVARYQVTLSTWRDGATVVVEVADNGHGMAPEVLERAFEPFFTTRPLGEGAGLGLSTSLGLVRGMGGELSASSAPGLGSVFQVRLPTTDADAPSVRVAEDKDLPGRKRVLVVDDEPLLASVLGRILGARHEVVVVHSGREALDTLARDADFDRIFCDLMMGDLTGMDVYDTLSSRQPELLARFVFMTGGGFSERARTFLQSVPVPRIEKPFELGVLHALVEDAPPRAGT
- a CDS encoding acyl-CoA desaturase; its protein translation is MAVLIFFVSHWLLCVFFQSFFQHRYAAHRMYTMGPKTERVMHLLTYLVQGSSYLSPKAYAILHREHHAFSDTEKDPHSPHFFKDVARMMWHTKARYDDYAAGRGQPEARFLGGYPEWPLVDTTLRTSWFATLGWVAFYSTFYVMFATSPWQFLLLPLHFLMGPVHGAIVNWCGHKYGYRNFDSTDKSRNSLPMDFLCMGELFQNNHHKYGSSPNFAARKFELDPTWQVMRVLALLRIIRIATPQRAVWPEAREATRAGGAARAA
- a CDS encoding AAA family ATPase; amino-acid sequence: MANQDWVTRLLTGRATADKQLNVHLSERDGGSLHDKMRQAYWWITNNAVICPYYDLEFGSSASLKTPAGDELHLPEDTSYSSFVLIPLLTLFTCRRALLVGGPGRGKTTSAILMALLSGMGRDEVHRGIQRGHPQLSIADLLGAPLPSDMLKAEDLSAVKVSWRKWIGQRVKIIDEYNRIPTKTQSALLSLMAEGYAEMMDQYVYAGRSSWFLTANDDQGGGTFQVIEALKDRIDVVVRAVPFNSGFMDQLLQRLEADKSPEELLPKEVVFTQGELERAYASILEVEVPKDVLERIAFFLGQLDFCRMASPRFEFKHKDTLKLAGQTVAAVCNEQCPLDKKVHLCSQTENGVSVRAYQTILHFAKAMAFFRGHAAVELEDFRQIAPWVLHEKLVPNPRSAFFEVKGHRMLLQDRVAWLRNMFDMAMSHYDTHEPIRRKVTALRQELDKGLSGVDLPTTEKRMNQVTVLMKVLLAQRELSGPVYEDVIHLKSLYSRYRNYATWLKENPGGRP
- a CDS encoding suppressor of fused domain protein, with amino-acid sequence MKAPETDEDFIQWYEDCWADRDEVEYPKMFGAIDEGVFTLDQTDAIQAWMESELAQVQEADPNWGPMGVRVSPPSESYPYWTYVTSGLSNPFTAAPGEDIPDDAPSGLGYEMVIHTPEEAKWPVFRLLDMMAYNLVSLRAFAMGHRYPVEGSLDGGESKLSGFVFVRDPSRPDHFVLPSGKVQLLTLVGATRNEMAFARSNGMDKLMAKLVAAGSGYITQPDREEVKL
- a CDS encoding dipeptide epimerase — translated: MTPTLITAVHFEPLHLPLTEPFAIATGAQYAAENVLVRLTLADGTEGLGEAAPFPAVSGETQASTLAALEQVRAGLVGRDARAWRPASEALGDSLALAPSARCAVETALLDALARHYRVPLYVMLGGAQAALDIDMTVTAGDVAHARKSAQAILARGITTLKVKVGALPPVEDAARLMAIHEVAPQARLFADANGGYDVAEALAFLKELARADVPLALFEQPVPAHDVAGMAELTRRSLVPVCADESARSAKDVLRLIREGAAHAINIKTMKCGVVEALTMWSLARAAGLELMVGGMVESVLAMSASAHLAAGLGGFTYADLDTPLFIASHPFQGGARYAGARLELPTDAPGHGVTLA
- a CDS encoding GNAT family N-acetyltransferase is translated as MPADTPLRLRILEAVTDAPAAGWDALVGPDAPPFVRHAWLAAMEESGSATEETGWAPHHLTLWRGPKLVAAAPAYLKFHSMGEYIYDFGWADAAARLGVEYYPKLVVGGPLSPATVPRFLIAPGEDVPALRRALLAAAAGSAQEAGCSSVHVLYPTGDEADFLEAEGLARRITLQFHWKNPGYGSYDDYLARFDSKRRNQLKRERGAAATQGITLRTVRGDELSQVHAQRAYGFYTSTCERHAWGQIQLTPDFFARVFRTMPGSVELVEAVRGQQVIAGAFNLATPERLYGRYWGAFEEHPFLHFHVCLYHSVEDCIRTGRKVFEPGAGGEHKVSRGFEPTAVHSAHLIFDRTLDGAVRGFLRREHARLAPAVEEAERICGLKPWPLAASPGTQGATGT
- a CDS encoding helix-turn-helix transcriptional regulator, coding for MLAASTSPLRLSLVSEDPLARGALSRALSDQTGVHFEVAAGTQVDLESQPGEPPDVVLWDTGLRPSNVEGPDLGAPVLALVVDEAAGEAALGAGARGLLFRDAEPSALVAALLSVARGLAVFDPALAELRATPRASLPAQATAPDALTPREREVLGLLAEGLSNKAIADRLDISEHTAKFHVNAVLAKLGVQRRTEAVVRAAKLGLVTL
- the bioA gene encoding adenosylmethionine--8-amino-7-oxononanoate transaminase, with product MKRADIVGLDKAHVWHPYTAMEAYIAETDPLVVVRSEGAYLHDADGTRYLDANGSWWVSTLGHRHPRLMRALAEQAAALPHVSLAGITHEPAALLASELAAIAPGSDRPDLPASERLSRVFYSDNGSTAVEVAIKMAAQYWAQNGQPRRTRFITLSGAFHGETMGATSVGGVPLFREVFGPLLFDVVHVPSPAEEGGWARAFAQVQSTLRAHPEEIAGVILEPVLQGAAGMVMYSPDFVRAVREATREVDTFLIADEVFTGLGRTGARFAVDLAGVVPDMLCLAKALSGGILPFGATLASERVFSGFLGASNRALYYGHSYCGNPLGAAIAREVLAVYRDEDVMGQVARKAPRVKAAFERMADTIPGLVRPRAVGMVGAVDLGGGGYLARGGWRVYEAARRRGLYLRPMGDTVYVAPALTISDEALEELLSGVEASLQEVADG